The Colletotrichum destructivum chromosome 8, complete sequence genome includes the window ACCCTCAGTGGTAGCCATGGGGAGGAAGTAGCTCTGTCCATCAATAACAAGAGGGCCGGCAACACCAACGGGGAGGGGCAGGTAGCCAACGACGTTTTCACAGCAGGCGCCAAAGACGCGCTCCCAGTTGTAGCCCTTGTAGGGGAGCTTAGAACGCTCCAGGCTGCTGGTGAGGTCGGAGGTGGCGTTGGTGCGGGAGATGATGGAACGGCGGATCTTGACGGCGCGAGTAAAGTCCTTCAGCGCACGCTCGAGAGAGTAACCAGGAATCTTGCCACGGAGGGACATGGTGATCACCTCCGAGTCCGTCATCTCATGGACACGCTTCTCGGCGATCATCTTCTCCAGCTGGGGAATGGTGCGCTTCTCAACAGGGCCTGTCGGCTCCGAGGGTTTGGCCTCCTCggactcgtcgtcggtcgaCTCCGGCGTTGCAGGCTTAGGGGTAGGAGGAATGTACTCGCCAAGAGGCAGGGTGGCCGAGTCGGTATCGTTAAACTTCTCGGCACGAGCCAGCTCCTTGGGATCGATCTGATGGTCGGGAACGTTGGGGTCCTTGATGCCCCATCGCGCGGCATTGAAGAGGTAGCCATTAAGGGCAACGCTCATGGCCAGGGCAATGATGATCCACTTGGAAAGGACGGGATCCTCGAGGCTCTTCAGGATGCTGCCAACCATGCGACCGCCGACGCCGTAGTTCTCGAAGTGGTCGTACTCATCGTCGAGCTTGTGGCCAGACTTGCTGGCAGGAGAGGGCAAGGCGTAGTGGATGGAGGGGTACTCCAGCTCGTACTTGATGGGGGTGAGAACGGTGACGACGGTCGGGCGCtcgttggccttggccgACTCCAAGATGGCGTCCAAGCCGTTGGAGGCGACCTTGAAGGGGTCGACAGGCGGGGCTGTCACAACGGCGCTGAGGCCGCCGGTCAAGGAAGCCAAGCTGGGAAGAGAGCTCGAGTTGCGGAAAGGAATGGTGCAGATGTTGATGGCGTTGATGAGGACGAAACCGCTGACCATGAGCACCTTGAACTTGGGCACGTTGCTGCTCTTCATCTGCTTGCCGAACAAAGAAGCCTCCTTGGGGGCCTTTCCGTTGGACTCAGGCCAGTCGTTGCTCTTGGCGACGTTCTCGGCAACGCGGTGGCTgacgccgtcatcctcgagAGCGCGACGCATCTGGACGTGGCGCTTGATGCGGTTGATCTCAAGCTTGATGCTCAGAATGGCAGTGTAGAAGGAGAACAAGAGGATGCagtcgaagaagagaatccaggcggcgaggaagcaAAACTGCTGAAGACCGCCCTGGACGCCCGAGGCAGCGCCAAGAACGAGGATACCGATCTCGATGGCGTAgtccttgacgatgtcgtagcccttctccttgatggcggcctggacggcgTATTGAATGACATTGGGAGACGAgacatcggccttcttgtTGGACTTGTTGTCGTCCTTCTGACCCTGGGGCTTGCGGTGCTCAATGGCGTGGGAGAGCACGGCGCGGGTCAGGACgatgttcttctcgaagccAATGGTGACGACAAGAAAGGGCAGGCCCTCGGAAAGCAAGACCATGGTAATCGGGACACCGAGCTTGGTGGTGACGAGAAGACCAaagaggaaggcgaagacggaggagaagaggacgTTGGTGAAGAGCCAGAAGTTGGAGCCCATGCGGCGCATGGAGAGGAACAGGGATACGAAGGTCAGGTGCATTGACAAATAGCCAAGCACCATGATGAAGATatcgagggcctcggcgttcttgaggaggtcgaggaactcgGTCCAGCCATTGCGAGCCCACTGGACGAAGCTGTTGCGAGTGTGAACCTTGGCGGCCTTCATGATCcacttctttttctccttgCCGTGGGTCGTCTCGATCTCGTCGCTGGTGGCATCGGGGATCTCCTGGGCGACGGACAGAAACTCGGGGGCCTGGGAGTAAGGgacggagaaggcgagggcgcTGTCCTGGGAGTAGCTCGTCAGGGAGTTGGAGGTCGAGGGCAGCGAAGTGATGGACAGGTTCTGGGGGATCGGGACGGCATGGGTGCGCGGGGCGGTGTTGATGGACTCGGGCGACTGGGACTcggggaagacgagggtCAGGAGGGCGCGGTGGTCGACATCGGGCGAGATGGAGGCATCGAGCTCTACATTCTGCCATTTCCAGGCCGTGTCGGAGCTGGCATGGAGTCTCCGGCTGCCCTCGGTGAGGGAGGACCAGTCGGCGGTGCGGACGCTGATGGTGGCATCGAACAGGCTCTCCTGCAGCAGGCCAACGTACGAGGTGCTggccaagacggcgacgatgacgacggtgtGGATCGGATGGGAGCAAGCAAGCTTAGAGAGGAACTTGAGAGCGGGCGTGATCTTCTTGTTGACCCAGGAGGGGGCGGCCGGTTGGGTAGCGGGCTGCTCGCCCCGAAAGCGGCGGGGGAGAAGTGTTGAGGATATCATGGCGAGAGTTGCGGTGTGTCAAAATCGTCTATTGCGAAGGCATGGGGGGTATAACGGCCGGAGAGAAAAG containing:
- a CDS encoding Putative Sterol-sensing domain, hydroxymethylglutaryl-CoA reductase, class I/II encodes the protein MISSTLLPRRFRGEQPATQPAAPSWVNKKITPALKFLSKLACSHPIHTVVIVAVLASTSYVGLLQESLFDATISVRTADWSSLTEGSRRLHASSDTAWKWQNVELDASISPDVDHRALLTLVFPESQSPESINTAPRTHAVPIPQNLSITSLPSTSNSLTSYSQDSALAFSVPYSQAPEFLSVAQEIPDATSDEIETTHGKEKKKWIMKAAKVHTRNSFVQWARNGWTEFLDLLKNAEALDIFIMVLGYLSMHLTFVSLFLSMRRMGSNFWLFTNVLFSSVFAFLFGLLVTTKLGVPITMVLLSEGLPFLVVTIGFEKNIVLTRAVLSHAIEHRKPQGQKDDNKSNKKADVSSPNVIQYAVQAAIKEKGYDIVKDYAIEIGILVLGAASGVQGGLQQFCFLAAWILFFDCILLFSFYTAILSIKLEINRIKRHVQMRRALEDDGVSHRVAENVAKSNDWPESNGKAPKEASLFGKQMKSSNVPKFKVLMVSGFVLINAINICTIPFRNSSSLPSLASLTGGLSAVVTAPPVDPFKVASNGLDAILESAKANERPTVVTVLTPIKYELEYPSIHYALPSPASKSGHKLDDEYDHFENYGVGGRMVGSILKSLEDPVLSKWIIIALAMSVALNGYLFNAARWGIKDPNVPDHQIDPKELARAEKFNDTDSATLPLGEYIPPTPKPATPESTDDESEEAKPSEPTGPVEKRTIPQLEKMIAEKRVHEMTDSEVITMSLRGKIPGYSLERALKDFTRAVKIRRSIISRTNATSDLTSSLERSKLPYKGYNWERVFGACCENVVGYLPLPVGVAGPLVIDGQSYFLPMATTEGVLVASASRGCKAINSGGGAVTVLTGDGMTRGPCVSFETLERAGAAKIWLDSDAGQAVMKKAFNSTSNFARLQTMKTALAGTNLYIRFKTTTGDAMGMNMISKGVEHALSVMAAEGFEDMSIVSVSGNYCTDKKAAAINWIDGRGKSVVAEAIIPGDVVKNVLKSDVDTLVQLNVDKNLIGSAMAGSVGGFNAHAANIVAAIFLATGQDPAQVVESANCITIMKNLRGSLQISVSMPSLEVGTLGGGTILEPQSAMLDMLGVRGPHPTMPGENARRLARIIAAGVLAGELSLCSALAAGHLVKAHMQHNRSAPPTRTNTPAPASGTVTPVGLAMTSAVEKAAGKSSAAVERARR